In Halobaculum magnesiiphilum, the following proteins share a genomic window:
- a CDS encoding redoxin domain-containing protein: MVDFDVVELPEADHVAVGEEAPDFTRPLVGDEYWTDTALSALDGPVALVFFPMDGAFPATYVWNEIRDRGWGHGDTDDVTVAGVSISTPYEHKTFIDERGMDYELFSDPSAEVGERYGAVQDLDGMAGIREHRPAVFLLDEDHVVEYAWVAAEWPDFPDYDEVETHLERL; this comes from the coding sequence ATGGTCGACTTCGACGTCGTCGAGCTTCCGGAAGCGGACCACGTCGCCGTCGGCGAGGAGGCGCCCGACTTCACCCGGCCGCTCGTCGGCGACGAGTACTGGACGGACACCGCGCTGTCGGCCCTCGACGGGCCGGTCGCGCTCGTGTTCTTCCCGATGGACGGCGCGTTCCCCGCGACGTACGTCTGGAACGAGATCCGCGACCGCGGGTGGGGCCACGGCGACACCGACGACGTGACCGTGGCCGGCGTCTCCATCTCCACCCCGTACGAACACAAGACGTTCATCGACGAACGCGGGATGGACTACGAGCTGTTCTCGGACCCCTCGGCCGAGGTCGGCGAGCGCTACGGCGCCGTCCAGGACCTCGACGGGATGGCGGGGATCCGCGAGCACCGCCCCGCCGTGTTCCTCCTGGACGAGGACCACGTCGTCGAGTACGCGTGGGTCGCCGCCGAGTGGCCCGACTTCCCCGACTACGACGAGGTCGAAACGCACCTCGAACGCCTGTAA
- a CDS encoding L-threonylcarbamoyladenylate synthase, with protein MTDADIEHAAEAIRAGQAVVYPTETVYGLGADATDPAAVERVYELKDRPRDKPLSVAFGSVEAALSLVPASDRAARFARAFLPGPVTVVVDRGDALPGELTDGEPRVGIRVPDHGTARSLADAAGPITATSANRSGAGSVRRVEGLDSRVRDGAAAVLDGGETPGGESTVVDPDRGVIHRAGPLADEIREWLASEP; from the coding sequence GTGACCGACGCCGACATCGAGCACGCGGCCGAAGCGATCCGCGCCGGCCAGGCGGTCGTCTACCCGACCGAGACGGTGTACGGCCTCGGCGCCGACGCGACCGACCCGGCCGCCGTCGAGCGCGTGTACGAGCTGAAGGACCGCCCGCGGGACAAGCCGTTGTCGGTCGCGTTCGGGAGCGTCGAGGCGGCGCTGTCGCTGGTGCCCGCGAGCGACCGCGCCGCCCGCTTCGCCCGGGCGTTCCTCCCGGGACCGGTGACCGTCGTCGTCGACCGCGGCGACGCGCTCCCGGGCGAACTCACCGACGGCGAACCCCGCGTCGGGATCCGGGTACCGGATCACGGGACGGCGCGGTCGCTCGCCGACGCCGCCGGGCCGATCACGGCGACGAGCGCGAACCGCTCGGGCGCCGGGAGCGTCCGCCGGGTCGAGGGCCTGGACTCGCGAGTCCGCGACGGCGCCGCCGCGGTCCTCGACGGCGGCGAGACGCCCGGCGGCGAGAGCACCGTCGTCGACCCCGACCGCGGTGTCATCCACCGAGCCGGCCCGCTGGCCGACGAGATCCGCGAGTGGCTGGCGAGCGAGCCCTGA
- a CDS encoding CRISPR-associated protein Cas4, translating to MPREKPTFTDLATATYCPRQLYYDRREDDRDPPPAATARIDLAFRYPELRELDDAALAAEPIDRPPGEYRAALDRLAERSDWTALSAPTNTRVLLDGKDARGVAHKVLGATGADAPRDEGGKPSGDPPVPVIVSPGDPPDRGVWEPQSVRAVAAMHALSWQEGRRIRRALVEYPAHGVVREVSLSVRRSGTYRRVLRSVRELDGPPARLSGSEKCRECRHRANCGVKTRSLRSLIGL from the coding sequence GTGCCCCGGGAGAAACCGACCTTCACGGACCTCGCGACGGCGACGTACTGCCCACGCCAACTGTACTACGACCGCCGCGAGGACGACCGCGATCCCCCGCCGGCGGCGACCGCCCGGATCGACCTCGCCTTTCGGTACCCCGAGTTGCGCGAACTGGACGACGCTGCACTCGCCGCCGAGCCGATCGATCGGCCACCCGGCGAGTACCGCGCGGCGCTCGACCGACTGGCCGAGCGGTCGGACTGGACGGCGCTGTCGGCGCCGACGAACACCCGGGTACTCCTGGACGGGAAGGACGCCCGCGGCGTCGCGCACAAGGTGCTCGGCGCCACCGGCGCGGACGCGCCGCGCGACGAGGGCGGAAAACCGAGCGGCGATCCGCCCGTTCCAGTGATCGTCTCACCCGGCGACCCGCCCGATCGGGGCGTGTGGGAGCCGCAGTCGGTCCGGGCGGTCGCCGCGATGCACGCGCTCTCGTGGCAGGAGGGGAGACGGATCCGGCGCGCACTCGTGGAATACCCCGCCCACGGCGTCGTCCGTGAGGTCTCCCTGTCGGTCCGACGATCGGGTACCTACCGCCGGGTGCTCCGGTCGGTGCGCGAGTTGGACGGCCCGCCGGCGCGGCTGTCGGGCAGCGAGAAGTGTCGGGAGTGCCGTCACCGGGCGAACTGCGGGGTGAAAACGCGGAGCCTGCGGAGCCTGATCGGGCTGTAA
- a CDS encoding conditioned medium-induced protein 4 — translation MDEKTEELRDIFLDTTGGDTVTERQEEGHGSLASDPDVEGRLAELVGRMRERYEFASDLADEDLVRLVRLYFDGTDDDAIADALGVPPDAVFTARMDLHLVRESDREAPFDLSRLRSLYVDDVPLDERAAELDAEEETVARYSEVVAADARSTRANDRFRDEFAELLAEQDLKGGHTEDAREDGLREAAEDIETNVSF, via the coding sequence ATGGACGAGAAAACCGAGGAACTCCGCGACATCTTCCTCGACACGACGGGGGGTGACACGGTAACGGAACGACAAGAGGAGGGGCACGGCTCGCTGGCGTCCGATCCGGACGTGGAGGGGCGCCTCGCGGAACTCGTCGGGCGGATGCGCGAGCGCTACGAGTTCGCCTCGGACCTCGCCGACGAGGACCTCGTCCGCCTCGTTCGGCTGTACTTCGACGGGACCGACGACGACGCGATCGCCGACGCGCTGGGCGTCCCCCCGGACGCGGTGTTCACGGCGCGGATGGACCTCCATCTCGTGCGGGAGTCGGACCGCGAGGCGCCGTTCGATCTGTCGCGCCTCCGATCGCTGTATGTCGACGACGTCCCGCTCGACGAGCGGGCGGCCGAGTTGGACGCCGAGGAGGAAACGGTCGCCCGCTACTCCGAGGTCGTCGCCGCCGACGCCCGGTCGACGCGGGCGAACGACCGCTTCCGCGACGAGTTCGCCGAGCTGCTCGCGGAACAGGACCTCAAGGGGGGCCACACCGAGGACGCCCGCGAGGACGGGCTCCGGGAGGCCGCCGAGGACATCGAGACGAACGTTTCCTTCTGA